One Bacteroidota bacterium genomic window, ATGAATTATTGGAATTATTTAACTCCGCACTTTTAAAGGAGAAATTTTCAGGACATCCTCCCGAATTGTACGATCCGATTGCATATACCCTTGAACTGGGAGGGAAAAGGATGCGCCCCCTTTTGCTTCTTATGTCGTGTGAGATGTTTGGCACACCTCCCGAGAAAGCTGTCAAACCTGCTATCGGCATTGAGGTATTCCATAATTTCACACTTATCCACGATGATATCATGGATAAGGCCCCACTCAGAAGAGGTAAGGAAACCGTGTATAAAAAATGGGACGAAAACGTTGCCATCCTTTCCGGTGATACCATGTTCGCCATAGCTTTTCAATACATGGCTACCGCAGAAACCAAGCGCCTCCGGGAATTGCTTAACGTTTTCACCCGCACTGCCATCGAAGTATGCGAAGGGCAGCAGCTGGATATGAATTTCGAAACGACTGATTCTGTGCACATCCAGGATTACCTGAATATGATACGTCTTAAGACGGCAGTACTCCTGGGTGCCTCCCTGAAGATAGGGGCTATAATAGCCGGAGCCGACAGTAAGGAATGCGACAAAATATATAATTTCGGGGTTCAGCTGGGACAGGCTTTTCAATTAAAGGATGATCTGCTTGATGTATTTGGGGATGAGGAAAAATTTGGAAAAGTCAGCGGCGGAGATATCATTGCAGGGAAAAAGACCTTCCTGTACCTTAAAGCTTACGAACTAGCCGGTGAAAATCAAAAAAACACTCTGAACGAACTGTTTAGCCTTCCTGAAGACAAGAATTCTCTCAGGGTCAGCGAGGTAAAAAAGCTCTATCGTCATTTAAATATCCAGCAGGAAACAGAAGAAATGATCCGGAACCTTTACCATGCAGCCATGCAGGATTTGAAAAGCATCTCAGCGGATGAGGGGAAAAAAACACTTCTGAAAGAATTCGCAGAAAACCTGATGAAAAGGGATTATTAAATTTATCCTGTCATTGCTGCTTCAAAGCGGTCTTATCGCTTTCCAATTCCTCCAGCCTCATTTGGAGGTTCTCCCATTCATTCATGGAAGCAGCAAGTGAGTTTTTTACCTTATCATAATCAACATATATCTCGTCAAGGGATTTATTTTCCCTGTGCGTATCCGGATCAGCCAGAATACTATCCATTTCGGACAGCTTTTCCTCTAAGGTATGTATCTTTTTCTCAATCCCATCGATTCCCGATCTGATTTTTCTTATTTCCCGGTCTATTTCCCGTGATTTTTCCCAGATCAACTTATTTTCAGAGGGCTGACCTTCTGTCTGCCGTGAAATCCCTTTATGGTTCTGATTCAAACTATTCAATGAATATATTTTTCTGGCTTCCAGGAAGTCATAGATATCACCGATATACTCCTTCACTTTGCCATTACGAAATTCAAAGATCTTATTTGTCAATCCCTGGAGAAAATCACGGTCGTGCGATACAATGATCATAGTGCCATCATACTGAATCAGAGCATTTTTCAACATGTCCTTCGACTGCATATCGAGATGGTTGGTAGGCTCGTCCATGATTAACAGGTTGACCGGGGTAAGCAGCAATTTTGCAAGGGATAAACGGGATTTCTCCCCTCCTGAAAGGACTTTTACTTTCTTTTCGATCGTATCGCCGCTAAACAGAAAACTGCCCAGCAGATTTCTTACCCGTGTCCTCATATCACCCGTGGCCACGGCATCAATAGTGTCAAACACGGTCTTATCCCCATCCAGTCTTTCCCATTGATCCTGTGCATAATACCCGATTTTTACATTATGCCCGTACTTCAACAAACCTTCATACTCAAGCTTGCCGGCAAGAATTCTTG contains:
- a CDS encoding polyprenyl synthetase family protein translates to MHTYNELLELFNSALLKEKFSGHPPELYDPIAYTLELGGKRMRPLLLLMSCEMFGTPPEKAVKPAIGIEVFHNFTLIHDDIMDKAPLRRGKETVYKKWDENVAILSGDTMFAIAFQYMATAETKRLRELLNVFTRTAIEVCEGQQLDMNFETTDSVHIQDYLNMIRLKTAVLLGASLKIGAIIAGADSKECDKIYNFGVQLGQAFQLKDDLLDVFGDEEKFGKVSGGDIIAGKKTFLYLKAYELAGENQKNTLNELFSLPEDKNSLRVSEVKKLYRHLNIQQETEEMIRNLYHAAMQDLKSISADEGKKTLLKEFAENLMKRDY